The following are encoded in a window of Microcaecilia unicolor chromosome 7, aMicUni1.1, whole genome shotgun sequence genomic DNA:
- the PSMD10 gene encoding 26S proteasome non-ATPase regulatory subunit 10, with product MEEGSVSDVELCDLAYKGQLQELKARIQADRSLVARTDQDNRTALHWACSAGHTDIVDYLLHLGAPVDSKDDADWTPLHIAASAGRDAIVKALIGKGAQVNSVNQNGCTPLHYAASKNRHEIALLLLSNGANPDATDHLEAAPLHRAAAKGNLRMIQLLLKHKASTNIQDTEGNTPLHLACDEERIEEAKVLVEHGASIYVQNKEEKTPLQVAKGGLGALLKRMMEG from the exons ATGGAGGAGGGTTCGGTGTCGGATGTGGAGCTTTGCGATCTGGCTTACAAGGGGCAGCTGCAGGAGTTGAAGGCCCGGATCCAGGCAGACAGGTCTCTGGTTGCCAGAACCGACCAG GATAACAGAACAGCATTGCACTGGGCCTGCTCGGCTGGACATACAGACATTGTTGATTATTTGCTACACTTGGGCGCTCCAGTGGATTCTAAAGATGAT GCCGATTGGACCCctctgcatattgctgcctccgcTGGCCGTGATGCCATTGTGAAAGCCCTCATCGGCAAAGGTGCCCAAGTGAATTCTGTCAATCAGAATGGCTGCACTCCGTTACATTACGCAGCCTCCAAAAACAGGCATGAG ATAGCGCTCCTGTTGTTAAGCAATGGAGCTAATCCAGATGCAACCGATCATTTGGAGGCAGCTCCATTACACAGGGCAGCAGCCAAAGGAAATCTAAGAATGATTCAGCTTTTGTTAAAGCACAAAGCTTCCACCAACAtacaggacacagagggaaacaCACCACT TCACTTAGCCTGCGATGAAGAGAGAATCGAAGAGGCGAAGGTGTTGGTGGAGCACGGTGCAAGTATATACGTCCAGAATAAAGAAGAGAAGACGCCACTGCAGGTTGCCAAAGGAGGGTTGGGGGCCTTATTGAAGAGGATGATGGAAGGCTAA